The Leptospira biflexa serovar Patoc strain 'Patoc 1 (Paris)' genome includes the window ATGGAATTAGCTTCCCCTTGTTCACTGTTGATTAATGCTTCTACGACATATTCTAATCTTGGATCATCTTGTTTGAGTTGACGAACTGCTTCTCTAAAAGAAACCATTGCCAGGTCGTCGTCTAACATCCCGACTGTTTTTGTAATCCCACAAAATGCTTTTTTATTCTCAGCGTCGTATTTCAAACCTTGTCGAAAGGCAGCGTTGATCGCAATCGATAGTCGTTTGTCTAACTTTTCCGGATTGTATGGCCAAGTATTATAAGCACTACCTATTCGTTCTCGAAAGTAGTCTTCGATCAGTTTTTTTAGATTCGGATCTTTTTTCGAAATTTCTTTTAGAAGAATGTCATGCGCATTCACATCATCCGGGTATTCTTCGATGATTTTGAAAAGATTTTCCTCAGTTTTTATCCTCGCTTCCAGGTCTTTCTTGGAGATAGTGTTAAGATTGGAGAGACCTAAACTATCATTGTATAGTTTGATATTTTTTGGTTCAATTTGTTTTGGGTCAGCATTGCTAAAGGTAAGGGATCGTATTTTTTCTAGCTTATCGGAAGGTAGATTGAATAATGATTTGGATTTTCCATCCAAATAGGCAATTACGTGTTCGGAAATTTTGGGAATTATTTTTCCTTTTGATTTGTTTGCAAGTTTGATGGTTTCTCTGCAAGCATCATCATTTTTTAAATAAAAGTGGTGAAGGATCCAATACGCAGCTAAATTTGGGTACTTTTTGATGTCCTCTTTTTCCTCTTCCCACAGCGCATAAGAAGGAGCATTGGCAAGTTTTTCTGTAAATGCATAGGTTGGATCTCCATAACTATGGCCAAGTAACCAAGCCGATCTTTCAAACATATCCAGTGAATTGTGATAGATCGGTTTCTTTTCGTATAATTTTGTAGCTTCTTTTTCAAAAGCCTTAATTGTACTGTCTTTGATTTGCGAAGGTAGAATGGCTTCTTTTAATTTTGGAACTGCATCTTCTTCTTCAAATTCTTCTTCCTCCTCATCATCGTCATAACTTTCATTTGATTCATGATTCCAGTTTTCCACTATGAAATGCGAGATGGAAAAATAGGGAAGGTTTTCTAATTCGCCAATTTCATGGTTATAATAATTTACCTCTATCGATTCATTTTCATTCGGTAAAAGATTGATCCAACAAGTGTCTCCACCTCCATCCGAAGCAAAAGCATAGGAACCGTTGAATAAAAACATAAGTCCGCTGTAAGTTCCAACTAACCAAGAGAGTATTTCTTCCGGATCCTTAATTTTTGTTAGTCTTGCTACCGAAGAAATAGCATATTCAAAACCACCATCTTCATCCTCCTCCATTTCCTCTTCCTCAGCAGAGTGATGGTCAATCATATTCCAAACATCGGCTACTTCATACATGATTGATTTGTAGGCATTTTTTACATTTTCCCATTCCAGAATTTCTTTTCCGGGTCGGAAACCATACATGGATTCAAATTCTTTCAAAAACTTTTGGTCTAGTTTGTTTTTGATTTTATCAAATGCCATCTGAAATTTATCTCTAAGCGATTGGAAGACTAACATCCGATCTATGATAATTTCCTTTAAATTTCCTGAGTAAAGATCAGACTTTTGTAAATTGAGTTGAGTAGGCTGTTTCATTTGGTAAGTTCCGCGTTCAATGTGATAAAAGATTCTGAGTAATGGTTCCCAAAAATTTTGAACCAATACTCTCCCGAAGGATCAATCTCAAACTGAAGTAAATTTAAATCTGGAGTCAATTTCTCAGATAAAGCATGTGGAGTGAGAGTGAACGTATCCAAGTTAAAGTTTAACAGATGCTTTTTTGCTGGTTTTTTGTTTCTTTCTTTTAATAACAAAACTAGATTTGATTCGTTTTGAATGAAGACATCGATAAATTCCAAGTATGAGCCAAAATAGGATTTCATTGTCTCATCGTACAAATCAAGGAGACTCTCTAGTTTTCCATCGCTATTTCTCACCTCCAACTTTGAATCAGAGAACAAAAATATTTTTTTCGAATTCACTTTGACTTTCATTGGTGCACCACTCGGTGCAAATTCAGAAATCAACTTTCCGTCTTGATCTAAGATGTACGCAATTTCTGAATTCCCTTCCGTCACTAATATTTTATCATTACCGATTTGTTTTAGATTTTGGAGATTTTGAAATTCTAAATCACAATTCAAGATTTCCCAATTTGTGCCATTCCATCTATGGATTTGTTTTCTCCCGCTTGTATTGGCAAAAATAACGTAAATATAGTTGCCAAGATTCAAAATCTGGTATGGCGAAGGGTTCGCTAACTTCGGAGAAGGAAGACTCAAGAATGTATTGTCTTTGAAGAATAAAACCGAATTCGAAGATCCAAACAATACATTGTTTGGATTAGAATCAAATGGATTGTCGCTTGCTAAGTAAGTACCAATGGGAAATTCGAATCTTGTGATTTGAGTCTCATTGATTTTATAAAGAATTGGACTCTGATTCCAAGAACCAATCCATAGGTTCCCATCATGATCTCTTTCAAATAATATCCTTTCGAAACCTGTTTTGATCGAATCTCTTTTGACGTTGTGAGTTATATTTGTTTTTACTTCTAACATTTTACTAAAAATATAAATGCAAAATGAAAACTATGTTTGATTGTGCAATTTATTTTTTTATTTAAGTGTTTTTGAATATAGAAAGCATGAATATCGCTACAAGATAAAGGATTCGTCTAAAATTTTATAATAAAGTATATGAACATAAAGAAATGAAAGCGTCTCATAGAATTCCTTGAGACAAAATGAAAAAAATTATAACCAATTTAAGAGAAATAGATATCTGTCAATTGTTATAGAGATGGTTTATGATTTGTTTTGTTTGTGTTTGGAAGGGAAAACTGTAATGGAATGTAAGAATTGCTGAGATCAATCTTCTGAGAATCGCCGGTAAAAGCATAACTAATGGAAATGAAAATGGGTAGTGTAACCATCTACCGCAGGTTAGGGGTCTTTGGAGGGATTACGCCTTGCGTCACAATTATGGTATTACGATTCTAATATTTTTTTGGAGGATTAGACTCTCATCTACAATTTCTTTTTCGCTTGAATCTAATCGCTGAATTAGTTTGAAACGGATCCCACTTTCCTATTCGGGACTAATTCTTCCGAATCCCTTCCATCGATTTGGTACATTCATAGCTCCCATTTGTCCTAGGTAGTCTTTATGGTTTACTTTTCCTGAAACGACACAATTAGCAGAACATTTTTCGAGAATTGTGACACTCTTGGGGTCTAGGTTACATCCATAGTTATGAAAGAGAAAGATGCAAAAAAAATCATAAAAAAGATTACATACGATGTGATGGAGGCCTTAAAGTCCGGTAGTCTTGGACAGTGGGTCAAACCATGGCAAAGTTTTGGGTTTCCATGGAATGCAAAAACATATAAAACCTATGGATTGCTGAATTCCCTTTGGCTTACAGACAGCTTGGAGAAATTTGGGTATCTCTATCCGGTTTGGGCCATAGAGAAACAATGGAAAGGACTTGGTTATACCATAAAAGGGGGAGAATCTCCAAGGACAGAGGTTTTGTATCCATGCCGAGTTCGGATTCCGATCTTTTCTAAAAAGAAGAGTGTCATTTCGGATAGCGAGGAAGAGCAAGAAGAAACAGAAATCGAGTATAAATCCTATTCAGTTCATAAAGCGTATCCAGTTCTGAACATTTCTCAAGTGAATGTTCCTAAAAGTGACTATGATTTGTTTGTGAGGATGACAATTCCGAATGCGCCAGGTAACGTTGAACAGTTTGTGCAATCGATCAAACACAATTGGATAGAATCAGTTGGGGACCAAGCATCTTACTTGATCCCTTTGGATACGATTCGTATGCCTAAAAAAAAGTATTTCCGAAGTGAAATCGACTATTGGTCTACCTACTTACATGAGTTAGGACATTGGACTGGAGCCTTTCATAGATTGAATCGAGATTTCTCTAGAGGCAATCGTAGTTATGCATTCGAAGAATTGGTTGCTGAACTATGCTCGGCTATCTTTGCCGGTGAATTTGGGTTTAGTGGAGAATTGCAACATCGAGAGTATATTGGGTCTTGGGTGAGTATCCTGGAAAATAATCCACGTGCGATCATCAAAGCGGGATATCTTGCAATGGAAGCGGTGGAGTATTTGAAGAAGGAAGCGAAGAGGGGGGCGAGGGCAGCTTAAGAGCCCTCTTCATTACCTTTCCCCAGATTGCCAAAATAATTGATTTAATCGAAGATCAAGCTAACCATTGTAAACTCCCATATTGGAAAAAATGTAAGAAAAATCCCTGTTCCTATAAAATTGAATTTGTTTTAAAAATTGTATGTTTGGTGGCAAATTGATCGGATTTTCTACAAATAAATTAGCGAGTATTTAATCGCTGTTAACAATTTAATTTTTTTTACGAAATTTTGAAATAATTTCTGGTCAGATTGAAATCTATTAATTTGGGCCAATCAAAATTTAAGAATCTTCGTCCTCCTTCCCTTATTCATCTTTTTATATAAGATTTACTGTATATTTTAAATTACAGTTGATGCATTTTGAATTTAATTGAACAACTGTTTTGTTTTGATAATGGGACTGAGGGGGCGAAGCTATGTCTACTGCCCCATCTTTACTAATTTTAGAATTCGAAGGGTCGTAAATTGTTGATCTACTGGAGCAGTTTTATAGAATTGACGGGTAAAAGTGTAGCTTTTTTGAGCGATCTCAGATATTACCAACTCCCATTTCATTAAAAGTACAGTCAAAGCGATAACACCTGTTAAGCGACATAATCTATATTATCGGAAGAAGCTCACTGCATCACGTAATAATCTACTCGAAACACTAGTCGTTGCATCATCTTAAAATCTACTCCAAATTAGATAAGGAAACGATTCACTCATGTGCAGGTGATGTCCATGAAACAATCGAAGATGGTGCGTTCTATGTTGGTTCAAGTCTTCAAAGAGAAGTACTTTTGGGCTTCGAAAAAAGAAAAAAGTCTCATACTCGACCAGTTCGTCGAAGCTACTGGATTCAATCGATCCTATGCCAGAACCGTTCTTAGAAAGAAAAAAGACAATCTCATCAAACTGAGACCGAGAAAGAAGCGTCTATCTAACTATGATGATGACGTCAGATTCTATTTAGAGAAGATCTGGGAGATCCTGGATAGAATTTGTGGGAAAAGACTCGTGATGGCATTGCCAGACGTTTTATCCAAACTTGAACAGTTCAAAGTATTTAAAATTGATAAAACAACCAAAGAAAAACTTCTCTCAATCAGCTCTGCCACTGTAGATCGGTTATTGAAACTTGCCAGGAAAAAACTTGGTCGCAAAGGCACTTCTACAACGAAGCAACCTAAATACCTAATTGATCGGATCCCAATCAAAACGTTCGGTGAATGGAAAAGTTCTCTACCTGGCTTTGTTCAAATCGATCTAGTAGCCCATAATGGTGGAAATGTATTTGGAGGATTTTATTCAACGCTTGCAGCAACAGATGTTTGTACGGGATGGACAGTTTGTATACTGGTGAAAGATAAAACTCAATTCCAGATGCTAAAAGCATTAATAAAACTGAAAAAAATATTACCCTTCCCACTTTTGGGAATCCTTTCCGATAACGGTGCAGAATTTATTAATCAAACAATCTTAACGTATGCAGAAAGAAACGACATCCAATTCACTCGTGGAAGACCATATAAAAAGAATGATAACCCACATATTGAACAGAAGAATTACAGTGTTGTGAGAAGGAATACTGGATATTTGCGTATTGAAAATCAAAGCCAAGCAGATATTATCAGATCTCTTTACCAAGATTTAAATACTTACAATAATTACTTTTTACCAGTAATGATTCTAAAGGAGAAACATAGGATTGGTTCTAAAGCAATACGAAGGTATGACGAAGCAAAATCACCATACCGAAGGATACTGGCTAGAAAAGATATTTCGAAAACGATAAAAGCTTCTATGAAAAAGATTTACGAGAAGTTGAATATTTTCGAATTAAAGAATCAGGTCAATCATTGGCAAAATGAAATTGTGAAGATTGCTGCCCCTATTCGTAATCCAATAGACAAAGTGAAAGTTAGAAGGAAGAAAGGAATCGTTCATACAATTCCGAAATGGAGACGAGAAGTAAATTCAGATACAAAAAATCCATTCCTTGAAAGACAACGTGTTGAAGAAATGAGGCGAGCTGCAGAACAAGTTTGGGCAAAAAGAAAATAGCTTGGAATCTTTTTGCTCTCTGTTATATTTGGAGTAGATTTTTATTTGATTCACCACTTAACATTTCGAGTAGATAAAACAAGATTCAATACGAGAAGCATGTTGCGTCAAAATAGATGGTATTTGAAAATTTAACTTAAATTGATTTTATTCAGCGAATAATCGAAAATCTAATACATTCAGTTATGCGACATGGTTACCAATTATTTCAATTCCATAAACTAAGAATTAAGAATAACTAATTAATTTAATTTTTTAAAAACCATTTACTCAATGAATATATTTAGGACTACACTATGATTGAATCGAATGATAAAAAATCATTTATTACAAAATTCCTTAATCACATACAATTAGGAACAGAGGACGAATTAGTTTTATTCAATTCAAGGATATCATTTATTAATATTACTTTTTGGATCTTTATATTTGCATTTCTTACTGCTCTTATTATTAAACCCGACTATTTTTCTTTTTATAATATATTTACTAAAAGCAATATTTTAAAATTTCTAAATATAAATAAAGAAGATCTAAAAATTCTTCTATTTTTAGCAAATTTTTCAGTTTTCGTTTACATTGCCTACATTACACGAAGTAGAAAAGAAAAAATCGAAAGCCTTTTTGGATTAAGAATTTTATTAGATTATATGAGAGTTGATGAAAGTGAATTTTTAAAAGAATTGAAGAATATTTTCCCCACACTTAATGAGTTTGAACTAATCGAATTTACAAATGCAGTTTTTACAAAAAGGTTGCTTAAAAAATAACCACGTCGCATAACAGCAACTTACCGCTACGCTTCGGGACAAGCCCTCGCTCGGGCTACGCCAAATTGTCCTCCTGGCATTCGCCTTGCTTACGCAAGCTACATGCCAGTCCCTAACGTCCCCTCCAGGGACTCAGGGTCGGACAACTTCGGTAAGTCTAGTTCGTTATACGCAATTTTAATAAAACTTATGAAAAAAAGAAAAATATTAACTCTAATTATATTAGCAATCTCAAGCCTCAGTATTAATGCGGAAGAAGTTGAAAATAATATCAAAGAAAGAAAAGCAAACCACGTTTACATCAGAAGAAATAACGGATATGCTGCACCGAATGAATTCAATATGTATAACAGCTTTTTTCCGATATCATTTGCATATGAAATACCTTCTATCCAATATAACACGTTCGGATTTGTTAGATTTATAGCTGATTCTAAGTTTAGTATTGAAGGAAACTTTTTTGAGTATAAAAAGACCAATTCCTCTTTTGATAGAATAAATCCTTATACAGATCAAATTAGCAAAGGAAATCTTGGTACGTATTATAGATCAGAACAGAACTTATTGTTGAATTATCATCTAATTGAAAATAGAATCATTTTTAACCTTGGAATACAGAGACTACAAAGTGATTTAAGCGACGGTAGATTTGCATTTTACAACTACAATTTTTCCCAAAATTTTAATGGATTAACGGCAGGAGTGTTACTTGAATCTACAAGATTCTATGGCTTCTATATTTCAGCAGGTTACAGATATTCTATTCTAAATGGATTTACCGATATTAACCACTCAATTGTTACTTCAGCTAGAAATTTTGAATTTGCCCAAATTAAAGACAATCCATTCACTAAATACTATGCTACGGAAACAAAACTTATAATTGGTTACGAATTCACTGACTCCATCCTATTATCTTTAGGTTTTACCGATCAATCTGCAAAAGTTGTTCAAAATAGAAGTCAAATCATTACTAGTGATTCTTTTTCTACGATTTTAATTAGATCAAATATTGAATATACTGCTAAGAATGAATATTTCGGTTCTACTTTCGCATCTATTACTTATAAATATTAAAACTGCGTATAACAGCGTGGAAACGCTGCGCTTCGGCTGCGCCACATTTCCCTTCTGTCACTCGTTTGCATCCGCAAACTCCGTGCCAGTCCCTAACGTCCCGTTGGGACTCAGGGTCGGGAAACGTCGTCTCCACTAATTCGTTATCTGCGATGCTTCCTTACCAAAATCTTAAAATGAAACTAAACGACAAAATCATATATTTCATAATTTTAGAAAGAAATAGTTACCTTATTTCTCCTATCGATGTACGCAAAACGGGTCTAATTGAAATTCCGAAATTGCCAAAAAATATAAATCAATTTTTAAATGCAGAACTATTCACCAAAGTTACAAATGATGATATGATTAATCCGATTATTATCAATTTTTTATATGATGATTATCAAATAGACCCTGAAATTATAAACAATTTCGAGCATTCGTTAAAAGTGTTTATAATTGGAAGCCAAAACGAAATCAAACTTGATTTTAGCAAAATTGTTGAGCCTTATATCGTTGGAAGTCTTTCAAATAACTTTCCAGCTTATTTAAAAGATAGAATAGACAATAAACTCATATTTAACAATTACGAAGAATTTACCTCTCTATTAAAAGCAATTATAGAAATTCTTAAATCTAAGAATTTCGACTTCAAATTTCTCCCTCCGAATAAAGAAATTGATATAGAGTTCTCAGTCCATGAATTTTCTGTATCAATTTTGAACTTTCTTATTGAGAATCAAATCTACGGTAATTTTTGGGATGGAAATCCAACCAAAACTTTAGAATTAAAGTATACCGATAGACAAGAAAATATTCTAAATCATCTTACCAGAAATATAATTTTACAGCTAGAAAGCCAAACTAGCGAAAGAAAGAACATCCCTCCTTTAATTTTTTGCTTACCTTATAATGACTTTAAAGGATTAAAATCGAATCATACTAGCTATAAAGAAATATTTACAAAAGTAAGGAAGTTGAACTCATCATCGCAGCGGAGTGATTATCTTTTTGAATCTGATTTTGCTGGTGATATAAATGACAAACAAACTCAAAGAATAATTTCTCTTTCAGCAAATTTAACAAAATTAAAATTAGATTTTCTGGATTTTGCGTCTTACTTACACGCTTCATTTCGGAATTCGCCTATATATAGAGCGCCAATTATCGGAAACGAAATTAATAAAATTCTTTCATATTTAGATCCTAAAAATCAAACACCAAATTTTCAGAAGATTTTCTATAAATTACTTACGATATTTAATAAGAAAATCAGTAAAATCATCGATTTAAGTAAATTGCAGAAAATAGTTGAAACCTTTGAAATTCAATTCATTGCAATAAGTGATTTGCCGGTAGAATGGTTAACAGTTAATGAAGTACCGATTGCATTTCAATCTGACATAACAAGAATTCCAGAAAAAACCCACCCAAGTATTTTAGCTAATTATGTTCACAATTTACATCAGCGTGTTACCATTTCAGAAGATATTATAAAAGATACACTGATAGTTTTCGGATCGTTAGATGACGAACTTCGGATCGGCTATGAACATTTCATTAAGAATCCAATCAGTAGTGAGATAAAAATATCAATCTGTAACTCTAAAGCAGATTTATTTTTCGCAATAAATAAATACAAACCAAAAATTATAATATTTGATTCACATGGTTCACCTAATACCGAAGAGTATACTTCTAACATCAAATTAGGAGCTGATTTACTTACAGGAAACGATGTTGTAGCTTTCGGGAAATTCGCACCAATTATAATATTATCGTGTTGTTCAACTTTCCCAACAATGAATTATTACAACGCTTTGCCTATGGCATTTCTAGAAACAGGTACTATTTCAATAACATCAACTTTTCTTCCAATTGGAATTGGATCTGCCTATATGCTATATTATCGAATACTCAATAATTTAATCGAAGCCTCAAATAGTCCAGTTCATAAAAACTGGCTAAGCTTCATAAGCCATAACATAAGAACCTCAGCCATAACATTAAGCATAGAGCATATAATATTAAAATTTGCTAAGAAAGGAAGAACGATAAAATATGATATCTATCGTCATTTAGACTTATTGGTTAGGCTAATGAAAACTGATCAGAGAAGCTCTATTTATAAAAACTGGGCATTCGAAATAGCAAATCTCTTCGATAAAAAATATCATAAAGAAATCATTAGTTTAATGAATGAAAAAAATATGAAATATGAAAATCTATATTACACAAACATCGGTAGATCAGACCTAATTTATTTTGATTCTTGGCTTAAACGCTAAAACCAGAAGCACTGCAGATAACAGCGACTTACCGCTACGCTTCGGGACACGCCCTCGCTCGGCCTACGGCAAATTCCCTTTCTGTCACTCGTTTGCATCCGCAAACTACGTGCCAGTCCCTAACGTCCCGCTGGGACTCAGGGTCAGCCTACGTCGGTTCGCCTAGTTCGTTATACGCAATGACTAAAATGTATGCCTCAGGACATGGGTAACACTTTTGTAGCAAGACATAGGTAACACTTTCTGGTTTCTAGCCCCTTTAGATCACCTTTAATGGAGGGCTTTGGGGATGCCTTGGAAGGAGTTTAATATCGTGGATTTAAGATATCAGTGATGTTCCTTAGCAAAAGCTAATCCTTGATAACTAGCCTAAACCAATACTTTCTTAGCTTCTTTCAACAAATCCAAAATTCCAGTTCGATTTGGTGGAATGACAATTTCAAATTTGGGCATCGCATTGAAAGTCTGCCCTTTTAAAACACGACCTGTTAGGTGTTTGCGGACTCCACCCCATTGTTTAAAAAAGAAGGGTACATTTTCACTCTTGCACTGTTTTTGTATTGATTCCACCCAGCTGCTTTCCATAAGTCTTGCTTTTGGTCCACTCTCACCGCCAACAATAACCCAATCCATTTTTTCTAAATTGACTTTTCCTAAGTCTTCCAGAAGAGGTTCAATGGATAAAAATCTCACCGAAACATTTGCTTTCCTTAAGATTTCAATTCTTGGTTTACCATGCTTTTCATTTTCCACGCTTGTTCCTATCCAAATATGTTTTAGCTTTGAAAACTCTTTTAATTTGGAATCGAATAGAAGTTTCATTCTTTCTGGTCGCTTGGTTAATACTTGATAGATATGCCAGTCCGCAATTTTCATAATTGAGAAAACTTTATAAATAAAATCATCGGGAATATCTTTATGAAATAGGTCACTCATCGAATTGACAAAAATTTTTTTAGAAGTTTGCCATTTGATTGGTTCGTATAACTTCTCTGGAACGAGTCGTAAATCAAACCCAAATTCGAAAGGGTGCCCTTGAACACCACGGAAACGTTCCGAAAATGTTTCTGCGTAACAATGTTTGCAACCTGCGCTGATTTTTGTGCAACCCCGTGTTGGATTCCAAGTGGCGTCAGTCCATTCGATTTTACTTTGTGAGCTCATTTTATTGTCCCTTATATATAATGTCAGGAAATTTAGAAATCTTGACTTTAAATGATTCTCCAATTTTTAATATTTTTATCTCTCCAGGCTTTATAGCTAACAGCAGGTGCATTCCCGTCATAAATAATTTTTCCTTTATATTTCAGATTTATTAAAACTTCCCTGGAATGTTTAGGTAAATGTCCTGATCTAAGTGTCTCAACATAAAGAATTAAATTATCTTTAATTTCACCAGATAAAATTCGATCTGAAATTAAATTCTGAAAAGCTTGAACTTTGGTTTGTTTGTGCAAATATTGAAAAAGTGGAATTTCGGAATTTTCTCTGCTTTTCTGTTCATCCTGTTCTATATCAAAGTTTGCTGTTCCATTTATGGGATTTGATCCCCATGCTACGGATAAAAATTTATCAGCAGCAAGAATATTTCTGGAGCCAAATATTAGCCCATAGACATTTCCTCCTTTTTTTATTGAGAATGGATAAAGCCAGTAATCATCCAAAGAATCAGGAATCATATTCTGGAAAAAATCAACGATTTCTAAATGAATTTCATGAAATGGTCTTTTTCTTAATTCTTCTTGCGATATATTAATATATTTTGAGAACTCTGGTTTATTTCCGAATCTTCGTAGATAGCTAGAGGAGATATAGAACAGGAAATCTGTTTTTTCTAAATTGACAAGATATCTGAAAACATCCTGTGTTATAAATTTAATTCCGTTTTGATCCAGAAACAAAAAGTTCGGTATTTTTTGATTGAGAAATGATTTTATAGATTCAAAAAAACTTTTGAAATCTTTCGATTCGATTCTAACCGAAACATTCTTTCTCAATCCTTCATGAGTATCCAATAAGATATTTATTTCATTTTTTAACTTTTCATATTTTCTTTTTTTGAATTCATTCAGAAAAATATTGATTCGTTTATCAGATAAATTGGGAAGGTATAGCTTTATAACATCCATTATGATTAACGGACTTCCTTTGTTACCTAATAAATCAAACCCTGGACCTGAAAATGCATCAATTATGTTCAGTTCTTTAATATGACTAGTTTTCAGGAAAACTGGAAGCCACTCGATTAAATGGGACTTGAATATATTTAATTTAGTATATGTTCCTTCATCAAATGTTTTTTTGTGTAAATCCTTACCCACCCTCCCTACACCTCCAACTCCGGCAGTCCCTTCACAATCTTCATCGTTTCCAAACTCACCGTAATCACTCTCTGAAACAATTCCAACGGATACTTGGGATTGTTTTCCTTTTCGATCCCCCATAGATTCGCATCATTCACGATCCCACTGTCCTTATCTGTCTTCACACAATACCGTTCGATAATCCATTCGAGTGCTGGTTTGCCGTTCACAACGTACTCATAGGCTTCGATAGGAATGTCTGTGATGGTGATAAACTCATTGTAGATCACAATGGATAGGTCTTTTTCCTTTCCGTTTTTTGCGACCTTCATTTGGGTCACATGATAGTGTTCGGGTAACAATTTGGTTTTGGTGGTGACAAGTTTAACAGGATGGGGTGTTACCTTCTCATACCCAATGTGCAGTTCGGCAAGAGAACGCCCCGCTTTGCTAAACGCCCAGAAGTCCTTGGGGTCTTTCACACGCGGAATCCTTGGCAGTTCCTTACTCAAGTTATCCGCATACTTTTCGCGATAAGTCGGTGAATGGAGAAGGCCATATACATAGTAAAAGATATCTTCTTTGGTGATGGTTTCTTTCGGATAGGCTTCTTGGAAATGATTCAGACCCGCATCGGTAATGGCATGTCGACGCTTGGGTTCTTTATTGTCCATAGTAGATTTGGATTTGGCAAAAAGACCATCTTCGTTTGGTTCTTCGATAGAATTGGATTCGTCTGTATCGTAAATATAGAGGGGGAAACACTGGGATTTGGAAATCAGTTCTAAATCGGGAATTGTATTCGATACCAAAGAAGAGAATTCTTTTGTAGAGC containing:
- a CDS encoding ISNCY-like element ISLbi1 family transposase, translated to MSMKQSKMVRSMLVQVFKEKYFWASKKEKSLILDQFVEATGFNRSYARTVLRKKKDNLIKLRPRKKRLSNYDDDVRFYLEKIWEILDRICGKRLVMALPDVLSKLEQFKVFKIDKTTKEKLLSISSATVDRLLKLARKKLGRKGTSTTKQPKYLIDRIPIKTFGEWKSSLPGFVQIDLVAHNGGNVFGGFYSTLAATDVCTGWTVCILVKDKTQFQMLKALIKLKKILPFPLLGILSDNGAEFINQTILTYAERNDIQFTRGRPYKKNDNPHIEQKNYSVVRRNTGYLRIENQSQADIIRSLYQDLNTYNNYFLPVMILKEKHRIGSKAIRRYDEAKSPYRRILARKDISKTIKASMKKIYEKLNIFELKNQVNHWQNEIVKIAAPIRNPIDKVKVRRKKGIVHTIPKWRREVNSDTKNPFLERQRVEEMRRAAEQVWAKRK
- the tcmP gene encoding three-Cys-motif partner protein TcmP — translated: MGDRKGKQSQVSVGIVSESDYGEFGNDEDCEGTAGVGGVGRVGKDLHKKTFDEGTYTKLNIFKSHLIEWLPVFLKTSHIKELNIIDAFSGPGFDLLGNKGSPLIIMDVIKLYLPNLSDKRINIFLNEFKKRKYEKLKNEINILLDTHEGLRKNVSVRIESKDFKSFFESIKSFLNQKIPNFLFLDQNGIKFITQDVFRYLVNLEKTDFLFYISSSYLRRFGNKPEFSKYINISQEELRKRPFHEIHLEIVDFFQNMIPDSLDDYWLYPFSIKKGGNVYGLIFGSRNILAADKFLSVAWGSNPINGTANFDIEQDEQKSRENSEIPLFQYLHKQTKVQAFQNLISDRILSGEIKDNLILYVETLRSGHLPKHSREVLINLKYKGKIIYDGNAPAVSYKAWRDKNIKNWRII
- a CDS encoding ArdC family protein, whose amino-acid sequence is MKEKDAKKIIKKITYDVMEALKSGSLGQWVKPWQSFGFPWNAKTYKTYGLLNSLWLTDSLEKFGYLYPVWAIEKQWKGLGYTIKGGESPRTEVLYPCRVRIPIFSKKKSVISDSEEEQEETEIEYKSYSVHKAYPVLNISQVNVPKSDYDLFVRMTIPNAPGNVEQFVQSIKHNWIESVGDQASYLIPLDTIRMPKKKYFRSEIDYWSTYLHELGHWTGAFHRLNRDFSRGNRSYAFEELVAELCSAIFAGEFGFSGELQHREYIGSWVSILENNPRAIIKAGYLAMEAVEYLKKEAKRGARAA
- a CDS encoding LA_2444/LA_4059 family outer membrane protein, which codes for MKKRKILTLIILAISSLSINAEEVENNIKERKANHVYIRRNNGYAAPNEFNMYNSFFPISFAYEIPSIQYNTFGFVRFIADSKFSIEGNFFEYKKTNSSFDRINPYTDQISKGNLGTYYRSEQNLLLNYHLIENRIIFNLGIQRLQSDLSDGRFAFYNYNFSQNFNGLTAGVLLESTRFYGFYISAGYRYSILNGFTDINHSIVTSARNFEFAQIKDNPFTKYYATETKLIIGYEFTDSILLSLGFTDQSAKVVQNRSQIITSDSFSTILIRSNIEYTAKNEYFGSTFASITYKY
- a CDS encoding DUF5131 family protein, which translates into the protein MSSQSKIEWTDATWNPTRGCTKISAGCKHCYAETFSERFRGVQGHPFEFGFDLRLVPEKLYEPIKWQTSKKIFVNSMSDLFHKDIPDDFIYKVFSIMKIADWHIYQVLTKRPERMKLLFDSKLKEFSKLKHIWIGTSVENEKHGKPRIEILRKANVSVRFLSIEPLLEDLGKVNLEKMDWVIVGGESGPKARLMESSWVESIQKQCKSENVPFFFKQWGGVRKHLTGRVLKGQTFNAMPKFEIVIPPNRTGILDLLKEAKKVLV